The DNA window CGCTCTCGATCAAGGCGGCATAGCCAAGTGGTAAGGCAGAGGTCTGCAAAACCTTTACCCCCGGTTCGAATCCGGGTGCCGCCTCCATCTAATGAATAAAATTTTATTGACAAACAAAAGTTGAGAAGATATAATAGTGAATGTCGCGCCGATGTGGCGGAATTGGCAGACGCGCACGACTCAAAATCGTGTGGGGTAGCCCCCCGTGTGGGTTCGACTCCCACCATCGGCATCGAAAATAGGATGTATCAAGGATTCCTGCGAGATGTGGGAATCCTTTTTTATTTTATCCTCATATGATTCCTCATTACTCACATTTCGCACCCTTCCGACGAAAATCGGGAGGGTTTTTTGTGCCCATCGTCGAATGAATCCTTGACACACAAGGAAAGTAAAGGAGTTTTTCTCTCATGGATGTTGAAGTCAAAGGGGTCTATCGCAATTCTTATTTGAATATCATAAGTACCCTATTTAAGGAACTGGACCTGCCCTAATTGATTGACCATCTCGTTCCCGTCGATTCGCAGTGCCAGACTCGATCCAGTGATGCCGTTCAGGCCATCCTCTACAATGTGTTTGATGGCCGGCAAGCCCTCGTTCACTTGGAACATTGGGCACAGGAGATCGATCTGGAGAAACTCATTCGTTCCGGGCTCCATCCTTCCTGGTTGAATGACGATGCCTTGGCTCGTCATCTCGACCGCTTGTATGAGGCCGGCATTCACAAGGTCATCAGCACTTGCTTGATTTAGATTGATCACAAAGAAGGCCTTCCTCTCCGAGTTTGCCGCGTTTTTCAGCGCCGATTGCGTCCGTTCATTCCTCCAAAACACCTGCTGAAGGGTCCTGGAGGCCGCAAGCTGAACCGACCGACGGGACAGGCGATTTTTCAGCTGTTTCCATATGTGAACGTCGTCCTGTTCCAGCTGCCGGATGGACGCATCCAACGCTCACTGGCTCGCTCCCTCACCCCTGATCAGCGAAGGATTCTGCAGGGATTGGGCATGGATGAGAGCATCTACGTGTAACGTGATACGGAACAATCAGCGATGGTAAAAAAGGATTGCTATCGCTAGTCGTGTTGATCAGAAAATGATTCTAAAAAACGAAATAAAAAATTCTTTCTTTCAGCCCTTAGGGTGCGAAATGCGAGTCAGAAGATAAAATTGTTGCTGTATTTAAAGATACTGAAACAAACGAAGAATTTGTGGTAAACTCAAATAAAGCTCATGCGTCGATGGCATTTCTAGCTCCAATTGGGGTTGTAATAGGTGAAGCGCTTTTATCTCATTTAATTGCTGCATCTGCTGCAGTGGTAATAGCAGGTGTAACATATATTGTTGCAACTAAAGTTGCCAGTAAAATTACACCAATCGCATTTGTTAAAAATAACCGCAAAGATGTTGAGGATGATAATTGGGGTAGTGTTATTTCAATAATTGAATTATCAGATGAAATCGATGATTCAGCTTTACAAGGTATCAGTGAGTTTTCGCATTTAGATATTATTTTTTATTTTGACCGAGTTGCAGATGACAAAATTCAATATGGAGCAAGGCATCCAAGAAATAATAAAGAATATCCAAAGGTCGGAATTTTTGCTCAAAGAGGCAAAAATCGACCGAATAAATTAGGTTTAACAACCGTTGAATTGTTAGAACATAAAGGGCGAACATTGAAAGTAAGAGGATTAGATGCAATAGATGGTACTCCTATTATTGATATTAAACCGGTTATGAAGGAGTTCTTACCCAAAGGCGAAGTAAGGCAGCCTGCTTGGTCGGTATCATTAATGGAACGATACTCTGGGATTAATGTTAAACGTTCCGACCTTATTTGGCACCAACGAGCATGCGGTATACAACCCACTCTTTGCGGCATTTATCGCTTATGTGTTACTGAGATGGTTATATCATCGAACGGAAAAATGAACAACTTCGTCCCTTTCCTTTCTTTCGTTTGTCCGTCGTCTTTTCTCTGGACAACTTCCTCTCGAATGGAAACCCGAGATGGCAGCTGTCTGATTGGAGTACACCCGAATATACGGGAGGAGTATGCCTAATTTTGGATCATCAACAGCCGTGATGTAGGGTCTTACATGGAGTAGCGAGTATGAGAGGCATGGGTTTACGAATACTTTATAATGTCGCTCCTATTTGCCTCAATCATACCCGATTGAAACCCGATCTTTAGCAAGGATGAGGGCAAAAGCACGTCTCCAAACGGGGACGGAAACAGCTGCAATCGGTGCTGTTTCGGGCAGAGATTCCGCTGATCCGGCACAATGAGGCGAGCACTGCACGACTAGAGGGGGGATAATGGTTTCGTGAAGGATGATTGCCGCATGTGTTTTTTAATGCCACATTTGATGTTTTCGCTTGTCTGGCTAATTATAACCAAGGAGGGATTGAGCTGAAAAAATGGGTTGTTTTCATTGCCGCTGTGTGGAGTGTTTGGTTGGCCGGCTGCAGCGGGCCAGCTGGTCGCTATGCGATTGAAGGGTATGTCGTGAGAAAAGAAGGGGGAAGCATTTTGGTTGTCAGTTCTGATCCGCAAGATTTTCGCTCCACAGGCGGGCTGGAAGAGTTTTATAACGCCATCTTGGTTTCCAGTGCACCAGCGCGGGTGAAGATTGGCCAAAAAGTCCAAGTATGGATAGATGGGGGGATTGCGGAATCGTATCCAGGCCAAGGAAAGGCGGACAAAGTATTGGTTGTGCCCAGCACTCCGCATGACGGAGCCCGTTTATCGGAGGAGGAGGCGATTCGCCAAGCGTTAAAACAAGAAGAGAGCCGGCTCGAGCATATGATTCCTGTGATTCAGGCTGTTGATTATGACAAACAAGCGGACACTTGGATGATTCAGATAAAAGATGCCCATGCACGGACGGGATTCGACGTTCGGATCAAGGATGATTAAAAGGATTTTTTCTGGATGAGAAACCAAAAGCTGCCATACTCTTCTCGTCACGGGCGAGAGGAGGCAGCTTGTCGATGACGCGCCCGCACAATTTGCTGGATTCCGGAAACAAGTAATTACGAAGACAACGTCGAGACAAGTGGACGCTCGGGCAGATAGAGTTGGGCGTTGTCGCTTTGGCCGGCTGCGATCCAATCACGCAGACATTTGGCGAGCACCATGCTGTAGAACGCCCCGTTGTCCCCATAGGCATAGGCGAAATAGCAATTTGGGTATTCGTCATACACACCGATGATCGGCAGACCGTCATGCGTGCCGGCGTAGTAGGCGCCGAGGTAAAATTCCGGCTGCACGTTGATGGTGGGGAAGCGCTGGTTGAATTCGGCGATCAACTAATCGCGCTTATGGATGAGCTTGGCGTCGCGTTCATCGGCGTAGGCCGTATCTTCATCCAACCCGCCAATGATCACGCGGTTGTCAGCGGTCGTCCGCATGTAAATGTAGGGACGGGCGGTTTCCCAAATGAGCGTCCGGTTGTACCAGCTCGAGAAATCATCGACCGGATTGGTGATCACCGCGTAGGTGCTCGTCAACACAGCGTTCGGGTCCTTTTTGAAAGCCAACGTTTCATATCCCGCGGCGATGATGACGGATTTTGCGCGGATGACTGCTCCGGTTTTCGTATAAAAAATCGCTTTGTCTTTTTCCAGCTTTTTGCCGTTGATTTCGGTTTGTTCGAACAGGCGGACACCGCGGTTTTTGGCGTATTCGAGCAAACCGATCGTCAGTTTGTATGGATTGACTTCTCCATCGTTTTTCGTCAGCATCGCAGCGGGCCTGCGGAACGGGTAGTGGCGGGCGATTTGCTCTTCTGTACATCATTCCACGGCAAAGCCGTGTTTCTGGAGAGCGGCGTATTCTTTTTCCAACTTGCTTACAAAACAATGGAAGTAATGCCGGATCATTGTTATTTGTTTCTCAACTGTCTTCCAATGGATTCTCCTTCAGCAATTATGGCGAAAGTGAAAGGAGTGACCTCTCGAATCTTAAGGCAAGAGTTTAAGCATCTTGCTCACTTGCCAAGTTTATGGACACGCTCATTTTTTGTGAGTACAGCAGGAAATGTATCAAGCGAAACCATTAAGCGATATGTTGAAGCGCAGAAAAAAAGGGGGTGATTCAGTTGCCAACCATCACCTTGAATATTCGTTTTTTTCCTCACCATCCTCAACTGCTTCGTCAGTTGGGAGAAGAGTATATTCGAGTGGTGAATGAATTGACTGAACAAATGGAACACCAAAAATCCTTTCCTAAACTCACAACGAAGCATGTCAATGCCAATCTCCCTTCCGCTGTGTTAAATCAAGCGATTCGAGATGCAAGAAGTGTATTTAAAAAGATGAAAAAAACAGGGAAACGTCCAATTCTCAAAAAGCGGGTTTATTTTGTCAATAATCAAAACTATTCCATTGGCAAAGATATCATCGCTTTCCCTATTATGCAAAATGGGGCAGTGGAAAAGACGAAATTCCGTGCCATGATCACCGAACGTG is part of the Geobacillus sp. 46C-IIa genome and encodes:
- the tnpA gene encoding IS200/IS605 family transposase, which gives rise to MAGDLLFCTSFHGKAVFLESGVFFFQLAYKTMEVMPDHCYLFLNCLPMDSPSAIMAKVKGVTSRILRQEFKHLAHLPSLWTRSFFVSTAGNVSSETIKRYVEAQKKRG
- a CDS encoding YobA family protein, with amino-acid sequence MFFNATFDVFACLANYNQGGIELKKWVVFIAAVWSVWLAGCSGPAGRYAIEGYVVRKEGGSILVVSSDPQDFRSTGGLEEFYNAILVSSAPARVKIGQKVQVWIDGGIAESYPGQGKADKVLVVPSTPHDGARLSEEEAIRQALKQEESRLEHMIPVIQAVDYDKQADTWMIQIKDAHARTGFDVRIKDD
- a CDS encoding NAD(P)/FAD-dependent oxidoreductase, with translation MLTKNDGEVNPYKLTIGLLEYAKNRGVRLFEQTEINGKKLEKDKAIFYTKTGAVIRAKSVIIAAGYETLAFKKDPNAVLTSTYAVITNPVDDFSSWYNRTLIWETARPYIYMRTTADNRVIIGGLDEDTAYADERDAKLIHKRD